The genomic stretch GCTGCGGCGCGTGGTGCGTGTCGCGGTGACCGGCTATGCCTCGACGATGGTGGTGCTGCTCGCGATCATGGCGACGGGCGTCGACCGGCTCGACGTGATGGCAGCCCTGCTGTTCGTCGGCTACGGCTTCCTTGGCCTGGTCATTCCGACCACCTCGGTGCTGGCCATGGAAGAGCATGGCGAGATCGCCGGCACGGCCTCGGCGCTGATGGGCACGCTGCACTTCGCCATCGGCGCGCTCGCCATGGGCGTCGCCGGCGTGTTTTTCGACGGCACGCCGCTCCCGATGGTCGCCGGCATCACGCTGTGCGCGGTGATTTCGTTCACGCTGGCCAAGGTCACGCTTGGCCGTTCGCGCGAAGCGGTCGAAGCGCCGGCGGAATAGGCGCTGTATGCAATCCCATGAAAAGGCCGGGTTTTCCCGGCCTTTTTCATTTGAGCCCCGCCTCGGCCAATACAAAACCCACTCGTGCCTCGACCGGCGACAGGGGCAAGGGGACCAGCTCGTAGCCCAGCTCCGTATAGACGGCGGCCAGTGCATGATAGGTGCGCTCGGCCTCGTCCGATGTCTGCTTGCGTTCTTCATCCTGCGTGAAAATGTCAGGCCAGGGCGGAGCGATGAACACACGCGGATTGTAGCGGAAGCGCATGGCGGCGGTTCTGATGTGTGCTGCCACGGGCAAGCCGCTCAGCTTGAGATAGCCAAGCGTGTCCGGCACGCCGCGATCGAAGAAGACCGGTCCTGTCTGCTCGATCGCGGTCTGATATGAGCCCATCTCCCAGGACAGCATGAGTTCGGCGAA from Mesorhizobium sp. 113-3-3 encodes the following:
- a CDS encoding AAA family ATPase, which produces MQNDSDRFFVLTGGPGSGKTTLITALQQAGFATSVEAGRGIIRDQSAIGGTALPWNDRPLFAELMLSWEMGSYQTAIEQTGPVFFDRGVPDTLGYLKLSGLPVAAHIRTAAMRFRYNPRVFIAPPWPDIFTQDEERKQTSDEAERTYHALAAVYTELGYELVPLPLSPVEARVGFVLAEAGLK